From the genome of Sediminibacter sp. Hel_I_10:
GATAATATTTGGTTTTGATCATTTAAATCAATTTAGCTCTGAAATATCATTAAATCATTTTTTTAAAACACTAGTATTTTATAATTTAATTAAACAATAAAAATATGTTAAAAGCTTTAAGATTAGTAGGTGCATTTTTAGCTGTTTTCGCAATTAGCTCTTTAGTAAGCTGTGAAGATGATTCAGATTTTGTCCCGGTAGTTATCAACAGTGTTTCTCCTGAAGAGCTATTTGTTGGTGAAGAGGTAATTCTACAAGGCGAAAATTTCAACTCAGTTTTATTTGTGTTTGTGGATAATGACCAGTTTCCTTATGAGCTGGATGGAAATACTATTACATTTATAGCACCTACCACCGGAGGCGCCGGAGAACGAACGCTGACACTAGTGATGGCAGATGGTTACATCGTTACTGAAGAAATCAACTTGAATATAAGACCAATCCCTATTATACAAGGCTTATCGACCAATGCTGCTCAAGAAGGAGAAGAAGTTACTCTAAGAGGACTATCTTTTGACAATCTTCAAAACGTAAGAATAGGTGACATAGACGCAAATGTTGTTTCATCCACGGCAACAGAACTAGTCATAACGGTGCCTTCTGGACTTACCATAAACGAAGCAAGTAACATCACAGTCGTAACAGATGGTGGTGAAGCCGTAGCACCAGGGAAATTTTGGATAAGTGATAATCTACTTCTTAATGGAGGACTCGAAGCTGGAGATGGTGATGAGTTTGTAAATTGGTCAAAATTCAATGGAGCAGATTTAATGACTGCTACAACTGAAGCTGAAGAGGCGTTTTTTGGAAGATCTTTACGTGCTGTTGGATTTGGAGGTGATGCATGGAGAACACAGATAGCTAGTGCCGCAACTGCCTTAGAAGTTGATGCTAGTTACACACTGTCAATGTTAATAAAAGCACAACAAGGCACTCCTGGAAACGGCGGGAATATGAGATTTTCAACCACGCCCGAGGCCCTTTACAGTGCTAATTATGAAATCACTACAGAATGGCAACAAATTGAGTGGACATTTACAGCTAACACTAATCCAGCAAGTGTTGTGTTAGACCTTGGGGTTACAGAAAATGCAGTATATTTTATTGACAACATCACATTAGTACCTACCTTAGATTAGTTTTAAAATAGGCGACATTACATATATATGGTATCAGTTTAGTACTGGCACTAATTGATTAAAATAATAAGGCCGTCATTCGATGGCCTTTTTTCTATTTTGGTATATAATTAAACTATAGAAATGACTTCTGAAAAATGGCTTTTTATTTCATTTATTACATTGCTAATCAGCTGCAATGATTTCAATGGCAAAGAGAAAAAATCTCCTGATACTACTACTTTGTTTACACTGGTAGAAAATTCGACAACAGGTATAGATTTTAAAAACACGGTTAAGCAAGACATCAATTTTAATTACCTAGAATATGTATATGCATTCAACGGCGCAGGAGTTTCTATAGGAGACATAAACAATGATGGTTTAGAGGATATCTATTTTACTTCAAATCAAAATTCCAATAAACTATACATCAATAAGGGTGATTTCAAATTTGTTGACGAAACGGCAAAAGCGGGTCTGGAAGATAATGAGGGATGGTCAACCGGAGTCTCTATGATAGATATTAACAACGATGGTTGGCTGGATATTTATGTATGTAAATCCGCATCTTTAAGAAATGATGAACTTCGAAAAAATAAACTCTTTATCAACCAAAAAGACGGTACGTTTAAAAACGAAGCAAAACAATGGGGTTTGGATCAAAATGGTTTTTCTATCCAATCCTATTTCTTTGATTCTGATAAAGATGGAGATCTAGACATGTA
Proteins encoded in this window:
- a CDS encoding IPT/TIG domain-containing protein, giving the protein MLKALRLVGAFLAVFAISSLVSCEDDSDFVPVVINSVSPEELFVGEEVILQGENFNSVLFVFVDNDQFPYELDGNTITFIAPTTGGAGERTLTLVMADGYIVTEEINLNIRPIPIIQGLSTNAAQEGEEVTLRGLSFDNLQNVRIGDIDANVVSSTATELVITVPSGLTINEASNITVVTDGGEAVAPGKFWISDNLLLNGGLEAGDGDEFVNWSKFNGADLMTATTEAEEAFFGRSLRAVGFGGDAWRTQIASAATALEVDASYTLSMLIKAQQGTPGNGGNMRFSTTPEALYSANYEITTEWQQIEWTFTANTNPASVVLDLGVTENAVYFIDNITLVPTLD